The sequence below is a genomic window from Lolium perenne isolate Kyuss_39 chromosome 4, Kyuss_2.0, whole genome shotgun sequence.
cgtacttggcCTTGAAATACGTGACCCACCAGTCGTTGTTGTCCTTGGCCACCCATGTCGGATCCGCCCGCTCCTCGGAGGTGAATTGAACCCGCTGGGCCTTGATGCCGTCCCTCCATTGCTCCGTGCCCGACTTCGGTGGCGGCAgcacgccaatgccgttcacggccatcttccagccgccgccgctgcttggcaggcgcatgtccggcgggacaggATATCCCGCGTGGTACAGTGCCCACGCCTCCAGCACGGTTAGGCTGCCACGGCCGAAGGCGTTCATCGCGgcaatcttgcgggaggacgaggtcgacattgtttggagcggcgaggagaagatccggaggggaggcggcggcgacgagaaggtttgggagcggtgagagattgggacgaACCGCAGGGTGTCTTTAAATGTAcaacggcggcagcgggtggttgcacgcaataacgccggcgcggacggccacgcggccatgcacgacgagacgcgtccctgcgttgtCTGGGAACCCATGGAtgtcattaacgtcgcttgaccaaaggtaggtgacggggttttaggcttccgtgccgctgacgcgtcgggcccgcctcgcttcgcctcgcttttcgttgtgtccagcgtgcccggtgcgtcccctgtgggacggggacgggctcggggcgccggacaccgtatcagggcgcgccggacaaaaatcagCTTTGGGGACGCCGCTGGAagcgtttttttgtccggcgcgccccaaatcggtttgggggacacgactggagatgctctaagatcaTGCCCGTATGAGGACGCGGCTCGTCTAATGTGTTGAAGGCACGTCAGAACTGCCGTGCTGCATCGTATCTGCCGATCCAATGATGCCACGCTCCCAGCTCGTTCCAAGCAGACAGCGCGCGCAGCAGCATCCCAGACCCGTCGCAGTTTCTCGCGCCAAAAACCAGAGTCCATGGCCGGCTAGCAGCGCAGGGCCGAGGGAAGGCAATCGTCCAGGAAGACGGCGCGCTACCACGGCTACCACTGATCCGAAGACAGCGCGTCTGCCTGGCCATCGCTGATCGGCGCGACgccctggccactggccggccggCGGCATCTCCTTACTCTGGATAATCAGGCCATAATCTGTGGATGAAGGTACAATTAATCTATTGTTTGGACGTCATCTAGTTTGCATCTTCTTCCTCTGAATTATCTtctctttcttattttctttCGCACAATCTCAGTTTGGTGTGAAACTGCCTGAGGCACCATCGTCCATCTAATGTAAAATGGAAAACCATATCGACGTGCAAAATCATGCCATGGCTGGTTCATGTGAATTCTCAAGGTCATGGGTTCATGAGAAGATTTATTGATCTGTTAATGGCATGCTTCATGTGCAAGTGTATCGAACTAGTATAATCAACACTCAATAATGCATTGATATTCTAAGAAAATGTTCTCTACAATGCAGCCTTCTAAGCACCACTGAGTTTGCCTCCTATGCGGCCAGGCACCTGAGACAATGCAGCACTTTATCCTCGCATGCCCCTTCTCCAGACAAGTCTGTCATGAGGTTCTATCTTGGCTCAGGTTCACCTGCACACCCCCAATAATGCATGAGGTTCTATCTTGGCTCAGGTTCTATCTTGGCTCAGGTTTACTGATCTGTTAATGGCATGCTTCATGTGCAAGTGTATCGAACTAGTATAATCAACACTCAATAATGCATTGATATTCTAAGAAAATGTTCTCTACAATGCAGCCTTCTAAGCACCACTGAGTTTGCCTCCTATGCGGCCAGGCACCTGAGACAATGCAGCACTTTATCCTCGCATGCCCCTTCTCCAGACAAGTCTGTCATGAGGTTCTATCTTGGCTCAGGTTCACCTGCACACCCCCAGACCAAGAAGGATCCCTGATGGAATGGTGGAGCAAGGCATACCAGGACACTCCTAAACCTTTATGCAAGGCCTGGCCTCTAAGATACTTCTCACGCCCTGGATGGTGTGGAAGCAAAGAAGTGATTGCATCTTCAAAAGTTCCCAGCCATCAATCGATGGCTTGGTCTCCCGGATTAATGATGAAGCAATGCTTTGGGCTAGAGCCGGTGCCACGGGCCTTAGGGCAGTCCTGCCATCTCGACCTAGGACGTGCATTAAGTTAAAACTGATGTAACACCCGATTCCTAGGAAGCCTGTAACAAAATCTCcgtcttttcaatgaaatgaaacgcaaaagaaaaaaaaaatgatgGAGAGAAGACTTTTAGAGCATTTGAATTTTCAGAAGTCCCATTCATCCATGGTTCCATGATTGATGATAATTTTGGGAGCACTACATATTTTATAACAGCAACTCTTGCTCTTTTACTTCCTCTCTGAAATTCTGTAAAACAATGTGGATTCAGTGTTTAGCTTTGTGAGACATGGAGTAGTAACAGTATTGGAAGAGGGCTTAGTAAACTTAATGAGCAGTCCAGATGCACACCCTCAATTCTCTGTACGTCTAAGTTTAATTCTTATGCGAAGTTAGTTGGTTCAGAGTGTGACCGGGTTCCTCTGGGATGATCATTGGCAGCCTCAGGGAAGTGCCATCTTCCAGGTTGATTGCCGGCGGCCAAAGCGCTGGACGTTTTTTTTGCCTGTTTTTTAGCGCCCTAGAATAAGGAACGATGACTGTCGCCGGCTGGACCTGGACACTTTTTGCCCCCATTATGGCGCCCTAGAACAAGTAGACATGATCCCCCTGCTAGCAAGTGATGGACTCCGTATTTTGGAGCGAGAAAATGCGACGGGCTCTGTTCTGGCACCAGGGAAGGGAATCTGGGAGGACGATGAGCGCGCTGTCTACTTGGAGCAAGCTGGGATTGTGGCATTGTTGGATCGGCAGGTAACGGCAGCTACAATGCAGCACAGCAGTTCTGAAGTGCCTTCAGCGCGTAAGACGAGCCACAACCGACTTATGAGCCATCTTAATTGTGCACAACATATAACTCCACCACAATATAAAATCCTCCCACAACTATAACAGATGATAAATACTAACCCACATAAAAACAGATGATAAATACTAATCCACATAAAAGAAATGACTAATAACATAACGTTAGCTGAAACAGATAACACATATTTAATCCACATAAAGCAAATCTCATAACATAGTGTGAGCAAATGGGCAGTAAAAGATAGATAATTGTTGACTACATGAATCAAAAAAGGGAAAAGGGCAGCCTGGCACAGATTATCATGTCTCTGATTTTTCACAGGCTGAAAGGACTGCAGGAACTGATTTGTATTTTTAGGATGTAATTGGTTGATTTATTTTTGGCGCAAACAAACTGATCCCAGAAAAAAAGAAGTAAAATGCAGAGGAAACAATGGGAGAGCAAGCTTATCATTAACAGCATGTAAATGGGGTGGACAAAGGCGCTCACAGAACTTACCTGATTGGCACCATTATATTTAATCCACATAAAGAAAATCTCATAACATAGTGTGAGCAAATGGGCAGTAAAAGATAGATAATTGTTGACTACATGAATCAAAAAGGGGCAAGGGCAGCCTGGCACAGATTATCATGTCTCTGTTTTTTTCACAGGCTGAAAGGACTGCAGTAACTGATTTGTATTTTTAGGATGTAATTGGTTGATTTATTTTTGGCGCAACCAAACTGATCCCAGAAAAAAAGAAGTAAAATGTAGAGGAAACAATGGGAGAGCAAGCTTATCATTAACATCATGTAAATGGGGTGGACAAAGGCGCTCACAGAACTTACCTGATTGGCACCATTATACATTAATGCCAGCTCCAAAATTTCACCACAAGTAATTTTGAAATATTTGTTTATGTTCAATCATTCATCATTGCTTCATCCTTTTAAATTATGCAATAACAGTTCGAGAAGTGCAGCTAGCAAAACAAAACTAGCCATAGAAATGATGACTGCACCTACAGTGTTACTTGGACAACGGTAAAAGAATGCATACCTCTGTAGTTGACCAAGTACCTTTGAGATGAAGAAATTCACATACTGAACCAAACTGGCATCTCCCACCTTCTATATAGAATGAGTATTCTGGAAGGCCATGTGCCCATGTATTTCAGTCTAATCAGCACCTCTTGGAGAGGTCTCACAGTGAGATGAATCTAAGGGATGACAACAGGTCAGAACTGTTGTCTTTTGGGTGATGAAATATACATGATGATAGATGATAAAAATTCCCAAATTGCATGTAGTCCCGGCAGTCTGGTTGACCAGGTCTCACAGGATACTGCTGTTGCTGGCACTTCTGGTCTTTCAGTGTGATTCTGAATGCTGGTCAGCTGTCAGTTTCAACCGACTTTTCTGAATCTGTTGAGCTGTGCATGCTCGGAGTTAAATCCGTTGGGTGATAAAACTTTTATTCTTCCACGATTTTGTATGTACTTTTCATATAGAAGGGCATTTTGTTTCACCAGGCCTCTCCAGATATTTCTCAGTCTTTTATACAGTGATGGGTCTCTAGAATGGCATCTAGTATGGAATCTGTCTTTTCCATCGTTATAATTGCATGCTTCTGAAAATTTACAATCACCGAATTCTCATATAAAAAAACTTTCCGGTCTGCCAATCCTCTCATGGTAGTCCATATGGTCCTGCTTGCATAGAGGTCCATTTGCATCATCTGCTGAACAGCATGCACCCGATGGAATCATCTGAAGCCGATGGCCAGATTGAATTCTACATGAAGCAGAAGAAATAAGAAATTATTGAAaagtcatagaccgcaatactgtCTAAAAGAACACCTGAATGGCGCTACAGATATTCAGCAATATATCACGATATGCACATATTAATTGAGCATCTATGACCTGCTTTGGATGGTGAAAGTGACATTTGGTTCCATAACTGCAAGCACCATTTCTCATGTAATAGGTAAAATTTCTTGGTCCCTTAAAAGTAAATTTTGCAATGATTAAAATTCGGTGTCAACAATTTCCAGTGCAAATCATTAATTTGCTAACAAAACCTCCGTAGATGACAAGAAGTAAAAGCATACTTCTGAATTGAGAAAGGCCAATGCGGTTCAGTTTAAGAATTACGGCAACTCCATGACTTTCTTGTTTGGGTATAAGGTATGAGTATGCTTTAAGCTGTGGTGATGACAACACACTTCAACAAAAAAAGGAAATAAAATAACTAGATTATTCATTCACGTGAGGTACAAATATAATCAGGTTTTGAAATGACCACTTTGTTTAACTGCAGATATGATAAAATCAGGACATCACGTCCTACTAATTTGGGCACCATAAAGGGTATGCCCCAGTGGAGTAGTCACTAGTCAAAAGATCAACTAGCATATAAGCGAAACAAGAAAAGGCTTTCCATTTTGCTTTTCCAAAAATCAGTTACATAGCATTTTTCTTTTCTGAAGGAAAGGCAATGCTGCATTCTAGTAATTAAGAAATCTTTCTCGCCAATAATAAAAAGGAAGCAAAGAAGACATCAAATGACCATTGAGAGCAAACTGAAATTTTACCTGCAGAAGATTGTAGCAGCATGAATATCCGTATGAGCAGTTCCCTTTTGACATGTAATACGGGTAGTTTGGTATTCCGGGCCTTTTGTAGGTACCAAATACATACATTAACCTTTTCCTTGGTTACTTTACGCCCATGACCACCATTTACCCTAACGGGGATGGCGGGCCATAACACCTTCAGATGTTGCCATGTCCACTGCATCCCCATTCCCCAACTCTGATTGTACTCTGTTTGCCGAGGGCACCTTATTGCCACCACCTCTTTCTCCTTTGATCCCACAACATTGGCGTGCATGATTGCCTTTTGTTTTTCACTTGTACAGTGATCTTCCATTGTAACGGAATCCTTGGTTCCAGCTTGTTGCTCACCTTTCTGCTGACCCGTCACATCCTCATCTTCCACAGCATAATCATCAACGCTTCCTTTCTGCGATGCCGATGCTAGCGATGGAGCCGATACCCCACATTGGGCCCCAAGGCCGAGGCCACCCTGACTTTGGGGCCAAGGGGCGGAGGAGACAATCGAAGGAGGCGGAGCACGAACGGCAGCCGGTCCCCACGGGCGGCGACctgagcggcggcggcgtggccgtgTGGGGGTTGGGAGAAGAGAACAAACCCTAATAACCCATAACGCTAATCCAA
It includes:
- the LOC127347832 gene encoding uncharacterized protein; the protein is MDSGFWREKLRRVWDAAARAVCLERAGSVASLDRQIRCSTAVLTCLQHIRRAASSYGHDLRASPVVSPKPIWGAPDKKTLPAASPKLIFVRRALIRCPAPRARPRPTGDAPGTLDTTKSEAKRGGPDASAARKPKTPSPTFGQATLMTSMGSQTTQGRVSSCMAAWPSAPALLRATTRCRRCTFKDTLRFVPISHRSQTFSSPPPPLRIFSSPLQTMSTSSSRKIAAMNAFGRGSLTVLEAWALYHAGYPVPPDMRLPSSGGGWKMAVNGIGVLPPPKSGTEQWRDGIKAQRVQFTSEERADPTWVAKDNNDWWVTYFKAKYDVEMHITTGLIGGPSSWNRDGRTLFWGIPRRTLDSVIRDIRNGAPRLETPPSPVTVTVSSRRTTAMAAEQDHVLVLLELFSLWTGPIDAVLVVPLSALHRPQTRGEGGAGDARQHEACRQRQPTAAREAWHSPPHPEARGEGGVGGSGAGGAAGRVRAAAAGHRQQ